The following are from one region of the Treponema denticola genome:
- the fusA gene encoding elongation factor G, producing the protein MGNDISKMRNIGISAHIDSGKTTLSERILFYCDRIHALHEVRGKDGVGATMDNMELEKERGITIQSASTQVKWKDYTVNVIDTPGHVDFTIEVERSLRVLDGAILVLCSVGGVQSQSITVDRQLKRYHVPRIAFVNKCDRTGANPFKVRMQLREKLGLNAYMMQIPIGLEDKLEGVVDLVTMKAMYFEGENGTQIRMAEIPQHLLADAQKYREEMIDAATMFSDELAEAFLEGAETEEMIRAAVRKGTLAEQFVPVFLGSAYKNKGIQPLLDAVGYYLPDPTEIENTALNLDENEKPIVLGTDENAPVVALGFKLEDGKYGQLTYVRVYQGTLKKGEELFNTRAKKKFKVGRLVRMNSATMEDINEGGPGDIVALFGIDCASGDTFCGGNLNYAMSSMYVPDPVISLSLTPKDKQAADQMSKALNRFTKEDPTFRSYVDKESNQTIIQGMGELHLEVYIERMKREYKCDVETGMPQVAYREAITQRADFNYTHKKQTGGSGQFGRVAGFIEPCTEQDYEFDNQIKGGAIPSEFIPSCDKGFKEAIKRGTLIGFPIVGTKVTINDGQSHPVDSSDMAFQAAAIGAFREAYKAAKPAILEPIMKVSIEGPQEFQGNIFGLINQRRGIIISSTEDDNFTRVDAEVPLSEMFGFSTILRSSTQGKAEYSMEFAKYGKAPASISEELIKEYEAKRLAEKK; encoded by the coding sequence ATGGGTAATGATATTTCTAAGATGAGAAATATCGGTATTAGTGCTCACATTGACTCCGGTAAAACTACTCTTTCTGAACGAATTCTTTTTTATTGTGATAGAATTCATGCTTTACACGAGGTCCGCGGAAAAGACGGTGTGGGTGCTACGATGGATAATATGGAGCTTGAAAAGGAACGAGGTATCACGATTCAGTCAGCTTCAACTCAGGTTAAATGGAAGGATTATACGGTAAACGTAATTGACACTCCCGGGCACGTAGACTTCACTATTGAGGTTGAACGTTCTTTACGCGTTTTGGACGGAGCTATCTTGGTTCTTTGTTCTGTCGGAGGTGTTCAGTCCCAGTCTATCACTGTTGACAGACAGTTAAAACGCTACCACGTTCCCCGAATTGCATTTGTAAATAAGTGCGACAGAACCGGTGCTAACCCGTTTAAAGTTAGGATGCAGCTTAGGGAGAAACTAGGGCTCAATGCTTATATGATGCAGATTCCCATAGGTTTGGAAGATAAGCTTGAAGGCGTTGTAGACCTTGTTACTATGAAGGCTATGTATTTTGAAGGCGAAAACGGTACCCAAATCCGCATGGCCGAAATCCCCCAGCATCTTTTAGCCGATGCTCAAAAATATAGGGAAGAAATGATTGATGCCGCTACCATGTTCTCAGATGAATTGGCAGAAGCCTTTTTGGAAGGTGCAGAAACCGAAGAAATGATAAGAGCAGCCGTCAGAAAGGGAACCCTTGCAGAGCAGTTTGTTCCCGTCTTCCTCGGCTCGGCTTATAAAAATAAGGGTATCCAACCCCTTTTGGATGCGGTAGGTTATTATCTCCCCGATCCGACAGAAATCGAAAATACGGCTTTAAACCTCGATGAAAATGAAAAGCCTATTGTGTTAGGTACGGATGAAAATGCTCCGGTAGTTGCCCTAGGCTTTAAGCTTGAAGACGGAAAATACGGACAGCTTACCTATGTCCGAGTTTATCAGGGAACTTTAAAGAAAGGTGAGGAGTTATTTAATACCCGTGCCAAAAAGAAATTTAAGGTAGGCCGCTTGGTTCGAATGAACTCCGCAACCATGGAAGATATTAACGAGGGCGGTCCTGGCGACATTGTAGCTCTTTTCGGTATTGACTGTGCTTCGGGAGATACCTTCTGCGGAGGAAACTTAAACTATGCAATGAGCTCCATGTATGTTCCGGATCCCGTTATCTCTCTTTCGCTTACACCGAAAGATAAGCAGGCTGCCGATCAAATGTCCAAGGCTCTTAACCGCTTTACAAAAGAAGATCCGACTTTCAGAAGCTATGTAGACAAGGAATCGAACCAGACCATTATTCAGGGTATGGGCGAGCTTCACTTGGAAGTTTATATTGAGCGAATGAAGAGAGAATATAAGTGTGATGTTGAAACAGGTATGCCTCAGGTTGCTTACAGAGAAGCTATTACCCAGAGGGCAGATTTTAACTATACTCACAAAAAACAGACAGGCGGTTCCGGTCAGTTCGGCCGTGTTGCAGGCTTTATCGAGCCTTGCACCGAGCAAGATTATGAGTTTGACAATCAGATAAAGGGAGGAGCAATTCCTTCGGAATTTATTCCTTCTTGCGATAAGGGCTTTAAAGAAGCTATCAAGAGGGGAACCCTCATCGGATTCCCGATTGTCGGAACTAAGGTTACTATAAATGACGGACAGTCCCACCCTGTAGACTCCTCGGATATGGCTTTCCAAGCTGCTGCAATCGGTGCTTTCCGTGAGGCTTACAAGGCTGCAAAACCTGCAATTCTTGAGCCCATTATGAAGGTTTCTATCGAAGGACCTCAGGAATTCCAAGGTAATATCTTCGGTCTTATAAATCAAAGACGCGGAATTATTATTTCATCGACGGAAGACGACAATTTTACCCGTGTAGATGCCGAAGTTCCGTTAAGCGAAATGTTTGGATTTTCTACCATTCTGCGTTCTTCAACACAGGGAAAGGCTGAATACTCTATGGAATTTGCCAAGTACGGCAAGGCTCCGGCAAGTATTTCGGAAGAACTGATAAAAGAATACGAAGCTAAAAGGCTTGCAGAAAAAAAATAA
- a CDS encoding AAA family ATPase, giving the protein MLKEDLIEKSPMRKLEKALSGGLAAGEVGVVTSKKGVGKTSILVQFGLDKLLQDKPVVHISFSQHVDYAITWYNDMFNELAKKKNLGNAPEIKAQAFSKRIVLNFNQDTVRTTQILKTIRALSEGGSKPSVVMIDDFNFAKALPEAMKDMKAFAKEMGVAVWYTAAADVTSCEIDESLKKYIDEIDVLLYLENDGDFIKIKALKEHGNGASDTGSSFDAKTMLLSEK; this is encoded by the coding sequence ATGCTTAAAGAAGATTTGATTGAAAAAAGCCCGATGAGGAAACTTGAAAAAGCTCTCAGCGGCGGCTTGGCAGCAGGTGAGGTAGGTGTTGTTACATCAAAAAAAGGTGTAGGAAAAACATCGATTTTGGTTCAGTTCGGTTTGGATAAACTCTTACAGGACAAGCCTGTTGTTCATATATCGTTCAGTCAGCATGTAGACTATGCCATAACTTGGTATAACGATATGTTTAACGAGCTGGCAAAGAAAAAGAACCTCGGCAATGCTCCGGAAATAAAGGCTCAGGCCTTTTCAAAGAGGATTGTCTTAAACTTTAACCAAGATACGGTTAGAACTACTCAGATTTTAAAGACAATCAGGGCCTTGTCCGAAGGAGGCTCAAAGCCGTCAGTAGTTATGATTGACGATTTTAACTTTGCAAAAGCCCTGCCTGAAGCAATGAAGGACATGAAGGCCTTTGCCAAGGAAATGGGGGTTGCCGTTTGGTATACCGCTGCTGCAGATGTTACTTCGTGTGAAATCGATGAGAGTTTGAAAAAGTACATTGATGAAATTGATGTACTTCTCTATCTTGAAAATGACGGGGATTTTATAAAGATTAAGGCCTTAAAAGAACACGGAAACGGAGCTTCCGATACCGGATCTTCTTTTGATGCTAAAACCATGCTTTTGAGCGAAAAATAA
- the rd gene encoding rubredoxin translates to MDKYVCDLCGYVYDPALGDPDGGIAPGTAFEDIPDDWVCPLCGVGKESFTKV, encoded by the coding sequence ATGGATAAATATGTATGCGATTTATGCGGATATGTGTATGATCCGGCTTTAGGCGATCCCGACGGCGGAATTGCTCCCGGAACAGCATTTGAAGATATACCTGATGATTGGGTATGCCCCCTTTGCGGAGTAGGAAAAGAAAGCTTTACAAAGGTGTAA
- a CDS encoding tetratricopeptide repeat protein gives MSFYVKNFAVKHRSILIFAVIMCCLSFFSCVSTKKAVAEDKSVGSIEQNGAGLKPIGEGTILSLPGKNELAEKKLDSTLAALIEKGSPASLKEAVLFIQNDSKGLTNENKLYLKIIADIMYLAYPLETNGVKPPVYTEDEPYLQALKEVKSGLYPVSTKKDGFLGLIIPTLVLANDDFSSTTLAQYSEDIESRLTEAQKLRPQSVLTYYLLGLYKEKTNKLTEAVALYQKAWQLDSSCYPAGFKYGHFAAESGNGTEALKIADALNSLYNDNTEVKLLYAQAHIAKNDLNKASENIVSVLKKEPENISALLLRIRILIEQKEYLKANSLLDAYSTKNKTAKNYLLYRARVTKEWNKNLIRASEFLTEAYKYYPEDFNVLLACAEICFEASTKIDNKPADFFIRKVLEAYPKNTAALALLVKNDINNGKWAQAVESAEDLAAKYPSEANKELLLTAYLGSGQTSKALSLAKQLYANTKNPSNSFINLYMEALYAGKDYQTVKQVITQKMKGADSQLKSILYYYNAKLEQGNSGEYLNFLQSSLLSNPRNKDSLFAMYEWYLKTKDYKKAKYYLGQVLALDPSNKNLVNLSENLDKLLAD, from the coding sequence GTGAGTTTTTACGTAAAAAATTTTGCAGTCAAACATCGTTCTATCCTCATTTTTGCAGTTATAATGTGCTGTCTGTCTTTTTTTTCTTGTGTAAGCACAAAAAAAGCAGTTGCAGAAGATAAGTCCGTAGGTTCCATAGAGCAAAATGGGGCAGGTTTAAAACCGATAGGGGAAGGCACCATTCTATCTCTCCCCGGAAAAAATGAACTTGCCGAAAAAAAGCTCGATTCAACCCTTGCAGCCCTCATCGAAAAAGGCTCCCCTGCAAGCCTAAAAGAGGCAGTTCTTTTTATTCAAAATGACAGCAAGGGGCTCACAAACGAAAATAAACTTTACCTAAAAATAATTGCAGATATAATGTATCTTGCATATCCTTTAGAAACAAATGGAGTCAAACCGCCCGTCTATACCGAAGATGAACCTTATTTACAGGCTCTAAAAGAGGTAAAATCCGGATTATATCCTGTTTCAACAAAAAAAGACGGTTTTTTAGGCCTTATAATTCCTACATTGGTTTTAGCCAATGATGATTTTTCCAGTACAACGCTCGCACAATATTCCGAGGATATAGAATCAAGACTTACGGAGGCTCAAAAACTAAGACCTCAGTCCGTCCTTACCTATTATCTTTTAGGTCTTTATAAAGAAAAAACCAATAAATTGACTGAAGCCGTTGCCCTATACCAAAAAGCTTGGCAGCTTGATTCCTCTTGCTATCCTGCCGGTTTTAAATACGGGCACTTTGCTGCAGAATCGGGTAACGGAACAGAAGCCTTAAAAATAGCCGATGCACTAAACAGCCTCTACAATGACAATACTGAAGTTAAACTCTTATATGCTCAAGCTCATATAGCAAAAAACGATTTAAACAAGGCTTCGGAGAATATTGTATCGGTTCTAAAAAAAGAGCCTGAAAACATTTCGGCCCTTCTTTTACGGATAAGAATATTAATAGAACAAAAAGAGTACCTAAAGGCAAACTCTCTTTTGGATGCTTATTCAACCAAAAACAAAACTGCAAAAAACTATCTTCTATATCGAGCCCGTGTAACAAAAGAATGGAATAAAAATCTAATTCGGGCATCCGAATTTTTAACCGAAGCTTATAAATACTACCCTGAAGATTTTAATGTTCTTTTAGCATGTGCAGAGATTTGCTTTGAAGCTTCAACCAAAATAGACAATAAACCCGCCGACTTTTTTATCCGCAAGGTCTTGGAAGCTTACCCGAAAAATACGGCAGCCTTAGCCCTATTGGTAAAAAACGATATTAATAACGGAAAATGGGCACAGGCAGTGGAATCGGCTGAAGACTTAGCAGCGAAATACCCCAGCGAGGCAAACAAAGAACTTCTATTAACCGCATACCTTGGTTCAGGTCAAACATCAAAAGCTCTCAGCCTTGCAAAGCAGCTTTATGCAAATACAAAAAATCCTTCAAATTCCTTTATAAATCTCTATATGGAAGCTTTATATGCCGGAAAGGATTATCAAACCGTAAAGCAGGTAATAACTCAAAAAATGAAAGGAGCCGATTCTCAGCTTAAATCGATTTTGTATTACTATAATGCAAAACTGGAACAGGGGAATTCGGGTGAATATTTAAATTTTCTACAATCAAGTCTCCTGTCAAACCCGCGAAACAAAGACTCTCTTTTTGCTATGTATGAATGGTATTTAAAAACTAAAGATTATAAAAAGGCAAAATATTATCTCGGTCAAGTATTGGCCTTAGATCCTTCAAATAAAAACCTTGTTAATTTATCGGAAAACCTGGATAAATTACTTGCCGATTAA
- a CDS encoding methyl-accepting chemotaxis protein yields the protein MKIRTSLNLFLTLSLVIVVFGALTSTIYYTRSFIESIFYKNIHYILDSSFSELQRDIESGLTISKNFAGQDNLIRWFESYEEDGTDGEDIKAMMLSLASDEKFSTCFAASGLTGSYYVVKDKKIVRDKLSENNAADSWFYNILNKKDEIFYSIDYNKTLGTVNFWFDYKVADNRGKVLGLAGVAVNLDKAVEKMKKSIPSDNSWLSFIGKDDDVIISSNSELIGKKIELITGKLIPVEGVAGLYYCTDKDLGKAIIAKKQLKNLPYSIMLFAPMGDFVPSILLILRLPIIWSFGIFLIVLLLSSFLLRLSFARFAKMNSVFNKIAEGDFSIRADVSNDEVGSITSVLNNAIEKVSASLANIGKHTDKMQGICENLSANMVESAAALNEITANIEGVRGQVLTQNSSVENAVSKVDEISKGISELDVHIDNQTESFMSSTKAVVEIVSNIEGVRGKAQDNLKAIKELEQTTHQGKETVKSVVDITRIVTEQSDGLLDAISVIQNTASQTNLLAMNAAIEAAHAGEAGKGFAVVADEIRKLAEESGEQGKNITKVLEELKSKIENLNGVGPRVSEQFEKISSMMDFIYRHEDGMIRTMNEQLKDAEVVLHEIHGMEEVSQAVKEGSDEMLLKIEKISHELKTLSSLSENITQSMTEMSVGVGQVNKTVQDVTDIASLNKETAAGVASEIAKFKV from the coding sequence ATGAAAATTAGGACATCGCTAAATTTATTTTTGACGCTTAGCTTGGTTATTGTTGTATTTGGAGCTTTAACTTCAACCATCTATTATACAAGATCATTTATAGAGAGTATTTTTTATAAAAATATTCATTATATTTTGGACTCTTCCTTTTCGGAACTGCAAAGAGATATTGAAAGCGGTTTAACTATTTCAAAAAATTTTGCAGGGCAGGACAATTTAATAAGATGGTTCGAATCTTATGAAGAGGATGGAACAGATGGGGAAGATATAAAAGCCATGATGTTAAGCTTGGCAAGTGATGAAAAGTTCAGTACCTGTTTTGCCGCTTCCGGATTGACCGGTTCTTATTATGTAGTTAAAGATAAAAAGATTGTGCGGGATAAATTATCTGAAAATAATGCTGCAGATTCATGGTTTTATAATATTTTAAATAAAAAAGACGAGATCTTTTATAGCATTGACTACAATAAAACTTTAGGAACCGTAAATTTTTGGTTCGATTATAAAGTTGCTGATAATAGAGGCAAAGTCTTAGGGCTTGCAGGCGTGGCCGTTAATTTGGATAAGGCTGTAGAAAAAATGAAAAAATCCATACCCAGTGATAATTCTTGGCTGAGTTTTATTGGAAAGGATGATGATGTTATAATATCCTCAAATTCCGAGTTAATAGGAAAAAAGATAGAACTTATTACGGGTAAACTCATTCCTGTGGAAGGTGTTGCCGGGCTTTATTATTGCACGGATAAAGATTTAGGTAAGGCCATTATTGCAAAAAAACAATTAAAAAATTTACCCTATTCAATTATGCTTTTTGCTCCTATGGGTGATTTTGTTCCCTCTATACTTTTAATTTTACGCCTGCCTATTATTTGGTCATTTGGTATTTTTCTTATTGTGCTATTGCTCAGCTCCTTTTTATTAAGACTTTCTTTTGCCCGTTTTGCCAAAATGAATTCCGTATTTAATAAAATAGCTGAAGGAGATTTTAGCATAAGGGCTGATGTTTCAAATGATGAAGTTGGAAGTATAACCTCGGTTTTAAATAACGCAATAGAGAAGGTTAGTGCTTCCTTGGCAAATATTGGGAAGCATACGGATAAGATGCAGGGGATATGCGAAAATTTATCTGCCAATATGGTAGAATCCGCCGCCGCCTTAAATGAGATTACGGCAAATATTGAGGGGGTTAGAGGGCAGGTTCTCACTCAAAACTCCAGTGTAGAAAATGCGGTCAGCAAGGTAGATGAAATATCTAAAGGTATTTCAGAGCTTGATGTTCATATTGACAATCAAACTGAAAGTTTTATGTCTTCTACAAAGGCTGTAGTAGAAATAGTTTCAAATATTGAGGGTGTAAGAGGAAAGGCGCAAGATAATTTAAAAGCCATTAAAGAGCTTGAGCAGACAACCCACCAAGGAAAAGAAACCGTAAAATCCGTTGTAGATATTACCAGAATCGTAACCGAGCAATCTGATGGACTTTTGGATGCAATTTCCGTTATACAAAATACGGCAAGTCAGACAAACCTTCTTGCAATGAATGCTGCAATTGAAGCTGCTCATGCCGGAGAAGCCGGAAAGGGCTTTGCCGTTGTTGCCGATGAAATCAGAAAACTTGCCGAAGAATCCGGCGAGCAGGGTAAAAATATTACAAAGGTTTTGGAAGAATTAAAAAGCAAGATCGAAAATCTAAACGGTGTCGGACCCCGTGTTTCCGAGCAGTTCGAAAAGATAAGTTCTATGATGGATTTTATTTACCGCCATGAAGACGGAATGATAAGAACCATGAATGAGCAGCTCAAAGATGCGGAGGTCGTCTTACATGAAATACACGGAATGGAAGAGGTAAGCCAAGCTGTAAAAGAGGGTTCCGATGAAATGCTTTTAAAGATAGAAAAAATTTCACATGAGCTTAAAACTCTTTCTTCTCTTTCGGAAAATATAACTCAAAGTATGACAGAGATGTCGGTTGGGGTAGGGCAGGTAAACAAGACTGTTCAAGATGTAACCGATATTGCAAGCCTAAATAAAGAAACTGCTGCCGGGGTTGCTTCGGAAATCGCAAAGTTTAAGGTGTGA
- a CDS encoding MATE family efflux transporter, producing MYKKDLDLTEGVIWKTLIIFTLPILAGNFFQHLYTAADAVIVGKFTGKEGLAAIDSVLSLLKLPINLFSGLSAGATIIISQLFGAKKIKELFTAIHTSIGLTLIAGIGLLIIGVLISPLLLFMMGVPQEIFEMTLSYVRIYFAGMGVSLFYNIGSGILRAMGNSKTPFYALIVSSILNVILDLIFIGIFKWGIGGAALATVLSQLISAVIILFALTKKTGYCPLLLSKIKIDSFSSIKIARLGLPIGIQSAFFPIANMIIQATVNGTGTDNIAAWALCGKLDFLIWILLEAMTTSIATFVAQNYGARKYERITGVVRIGLIMSGIIIGSICVMLYFWNVPLGKLFINSKDYEVLIISEKLMHILAPFYTVFIFTEVFSAAIHATGETFKPMLITLLGVCASRIVWIFLFVPINPVIEMIVLAFPISWTLTSIIFTVYYFIYRKKLYQVR from the coding sequence ATGTACAAAAAAGACTTGGATCTGACCGAAGGCGTAATTTGGAAAACTTTGATAATATTTACTCTTCCCATTTTGGCAGGAAACTTTTTTCAGCATTTATATACGGCAGCCGATGCCGTCATTGTGGGGAAGTTTACAGGCAAGGAAGGTCTTGCAGCAATCGATTCCGTTTTAAGTTTATTAAAACTTCCGATAAATCTTTTTAGCGGACTTTCGGCAGGGGCTACAATTATTATCTCCCAATTATTCGGTGCAAAAAAAATCAAGGAACTCTTTACTGCAATCCACACTTCAATAGGCCTAACCCTTATTGCGGGCATAGGCCTTTTGATAATCGGAGTTCTTATTTCGCCCCTGCTTCTTTTTATGATGGGCGTTCCTCAAGAGATTTTTGAGATGACATTGAGCTATGTCAGAATTTATTTTGCGGGAATGGGAGTTTCCCTTTTTTATAATATAGGTTCGGGAATTTTGCGAGCAATGGGAAATTCCAAAACGCCCTTCTATGCCCTGATAGTTTCTTCAATATTAAACGTAATCTTAGACTTAATCTTTATAGGAATCTTTAAGTGGGGAATCGGAGGAGCAGCCCTTGCGACCGTGCTTTCTCAGCTTATAAGCGCAGTAATAATTCTTTTCGCTCTCACCAAAAAAACGGGATACTGCCCATTGCTCCTTAGCAAAATAAAAATTGACAGCTTCTCTTCTATCAAGATTGCAAGACTCGGACTTCCCATAGGCATACAGTCGGCCTTCTTCCCCATAGCCAACATGATAATCCAAGCGACTGTAAACGGTACGGGAACAGACAACATTGCGGCTTGGGCACTTTGCGGCAAGCTGGACTTTTTAATTTGGATCTTACTCGAAGCCATGACCACATCGATTGCAACCTTTGTTGCTCAAAATTACGGTGCAAGAAAATATGAGCGCATTACCGGAGTTGTGCGGATAGGGCTTATCATGTCCGGCATTATAATAGGAAGCATTTGTGTAATGCTTTATTTTTGGAATGTACCCTTGGGAAAACTTTTTATCAACTCAAAAGATTACGAGGTTCTTATAATAAGCGAAAAACTTATGCATATCCTTGCACCCTTTTATACGGTCTTCATATTCACCGAAGTTTTTTCGGCGGCCATCCATGCAACGGGAGAAACTTTTAAGCCCATGCTTATAACCCTCCTCGGTGTTTGTGCCTCCCGCATTGTATGGATATTTTTATTTGTCCCGATAAATCCTGTAATCGAAATGATTGTACTAGCCTTCCCTATCTCGTGGACTTTGACAAGCATTATATTTACGGTCTATTATTTTATCTACAGAAAAAAATTATATCAAGTTCGATAA
- a CDS encoding ABC transporter ATP-binding protein: protein MEKEEKKEEPIKYGILSNVWFMLKTSFRTYKSVPVLILLESLLYVGDNLISIFFAPAVLSLIQSNASIKNLLITIFAFAFSLMLLRGLLSYLRTNHLFGRIGVRSELIFMIGSKAMNTSYNNLDNKDFEAKKNKAMDVTDANWESTEAIWTTLQELLQYLLCFIIYLVILASLNLNIILITILTTSVSFFITNSVSSWMYKRRDEENKHVNHLRYITQTGKNKQLAKDIRLFGMEAWLKELYKKHLRLYSNFHLKGEKRYFFADLADLVLTFLRNGLIYYWLISLVLQKNISVPQFILYFAAAGTFTQWVSGILNRFSVLHKQSLDISRLREFFEFKEDYLFEKGEEVPLQKENLIELKDVSLLYSEGGTPVLDRFNLTLKPKEKLAIVGLNGAGKTSLVKLITGLYDPSQGEVLFNGKSIKEFNRSEYYKCFSAVFQEFSILPTSIAVNIAQSREDINKERIEEVLKLSGLYDKVQTIPQKEETRLCKDIFFDAVELSGGETQRLLLARALYNDRPFLILDEPTAALDPIAEHELYTKYNDLSKDKTSIFISHRLASTRFCDRIIFIKDGKIIEEGTHDSLLKKGGEYAHLFEVQSKYYKEEQDKELPESLGEI, encoded by the coding sequence ATGGAAAAAGAGGAAAAGAAAGAAGAACCTATAAAATACGGCATTTTAAGCAATGTTTGGTTTATGCTTAAAACATCTTTTAGGACATATAAGTCGGTGCCTGTTTTGATTTTGCTGGAATCTCTTTTATATGTTGGAGATAATTTAATTTCGATATTTTTTGCACCTGCGGTTTTGAGCCTTATTCAAAGCAATGCTTCCATTAAAAATCTTTTAATAACTATTTTTGCCTTTGCTTTTTCTTTAATGCTTTTACGCGGTCTCCTTTCTTATCTGCGAACGAACCATCTATTCGGGCGGATTGGAGTTAGGAGTGAGCTTATTTTTATGATAGGCAGTAAGGCGATGAACACTTCCTATAATAACTTGGATAATAAGGATTTTGAAGCAAAGAAAAATAAGGCGATGGATGTTACCGATGCTAACTGGGAATCAACCGAAGCTATTTGGACTACCTTGCAGGAACTTCTCCAATATCTTCTTTGCTTTATCATCTATCTTGTTATCCTTGCTTCCTTAAACCTTAATATAATTTTAATTACCATTTTAACAACCAGCGTAAGCTTTTTTATCACCAACAGTGTAAGCTCTTGGATGTATAAGAGGCGTGATGAAGAAAATAAACATGTAAATCATTTACGCTACATAACTCAAACCGGAAAAAATAAGCAGCTTGCAAAGGATATCCGTCTTTTCGGAATGGAGGCTTGGCTTAAAGAATTATATAAAAAGCATTTAAGGCTTTACAGCAATTTTCACCTCAAAGGAGAAAAGCGTTATTTTTTTGCCGACCTTGCAGACCTTGTTTTAACCTTTTTGCGGAACGGTCTTATTTATTATTGGCTGATAAGTCTTGTTTTACAAAAAAATATAAGCGTTCCCCAATTTATTCTTTATTTTGCCGCAGCAGGAACTTTTACTCAATGGGTAAGCGGTATTTTAAATCGGTTTTCCGTTCTGCATAAGCAAAGTCTTGATATTTCCCGCCTTAGAGAATTTTTTGAATTTAAAGAAGATTATCTATTTGAAAAAGGTGAAGAAGTTCCTCTACAAAAAGAAAACCTCATCGAGCTAAAAGATGTAAGCCTTTTATATTCGGAAGGCGGAACTCCTGTTTTGGATAGGTTCAATTTGACTTTGAAGCCCAAAGAAAAGCTTGCCATTGTCGGCTTAAACGGGGCAGGAAAAACAAGCCTTGTAAAATTGATTACAGGGCTTTACGATCCTAGCCAAGGAGAGGTTTTGTTTAACGGAAAAAGTATAAAAGAATTTAACCGAAGCGAATACTATAAGTGCTTTAGTGCGGTCTTTCAGGAGTTTTCTATTTTGCCTACCAGTATTGCTGTAAACATTGCACAAAGCCGAGAAGACATTAACAAGGAGAGGATTGAAGAGGTGCTAAAGCTTTCGGGACTTTACGATAAGGTTCAAACTATTCCCCAAAAAGAAGAAACCCGTCTTTGTAAGGATATCTTCTTTGATGCCGTAGAACTTTCAGGCGGCGAAACTCAAAGGCTCTTACTTGCAAGGGCTCTTTACAATGACAGACCCTTTTTAATATTGGATGAACCGACGGCAGCCTTGGACCCTATCGCTGAACATGAGCTTTATACTAAGTATAACGATTTATCGAAGGACAAAACTTCTATTTTTATTTCGCACAGACTTGCTTCCACCCGCTTTTGTGACAGGATTATTTTTATAAAAGACGGAAAAATAATCGAAGAAGGCACTCATGATTCCCTTTTAAAAAAGGGCGGGGAGTACGCTCATCTTTTTGAAGTACAAAGCAAGTATTATAAGGAAGAACAGGATAAAGAATTGCCTGAAAGTTTAGGGGAAATCTGA